The Plasmodium yoelii strain 17X genome assembly, chromosome: 14 DNA segment GTGGAAAATACATATATcgcaaaaaattaataaaatgtgttttttttttttttttttttgtaggTTCTGTACCCCCACCACAACTAAACCCAATTGAGAAAACTCAATCTTCTGATAATCCTAATTTTCCAGGCCAACAAATACCAAACCAAATGAACAATGCAAGTGGTGCATTGAAATATCCTCCAGATCAACAAACACCTCAAATGCCAGTAAATAATATgcctaataataatacatatagttTTAACCCAATGAATAATAAGCCAAATATTCCTCCATCGCCTCCACATATGGTTGGAGTACCAAATGCCCCACCAATGGGACCACCACATGCAGCATTTCAAAAAGGATCTACTGATTCATTACAATACCCACCCCCAATTCCAAAtgctaataataatatgaataataattcaCAAATTATACCAccaaatttttcaaaaataccAAACCCAATGAATCCAGGTCAATTTCCAAATatgaatgaaaataaatcgAGTTTTAGTTCACAGCAAATACCTGGTCCACCTCCTCCAGCATTTCCACCAACATCTAATGAAACAAGTGGAATGAATAAAGTTGGAAATTTTCCAAATTATAATGCAAATATGATGAATAATCCAAATGCTCCTCCTCTAAAAAATATGAGTACAAGCAATTGCCCACCAATGAATTATGGTCAATCCCCACCACCTCCAATGAATCCAGCAAATGATccaaattatatgaaaacaAATATGCAGTATAATTCATATCctaattataattatccACGTCAATGAATATAGAATCAGAATaacataataaaacaaagtGATATGAATCGGAACAGAATCATTTTACTTTTAAGTTTTTCAgtgaacatttttttttatattatcatagagtcataaataattttatgctATTGCATAAGCATATAGCATATTTTAATGCTCGAGCAAACAAggaagaataaaaaaaaaatattttattcctTTTTGAAACTCTCTTATGTCTACCTTTTAAGTTATATATCTGTGTGTACATGTGAACATATGTGCatgtatgtatttttttatattataattattatatagaatATACTATTTGTACAAAATTCATCGACCAACTTTTTACGAACtcttcaatattttttaaacagataaaattaaaaaaaatggatacaAGTAGAACATATAAAcataattatatgtattaatattttttactaaaataaaaattcgaaaaaacaaaaaataattatagattacatttttgtgttttttttcaataattttatttttatatgttaaataaAAGGGTAAAGCATAAAATTTCAAAAGGTACaattttttcgtttttttaataaatattttttatatttttccctaattaatatatattgtgcgccaaaaaaaaatatacacttAGAAATATTTCAAGGGATATCcttaatttaataattttgtacaatttttattaacctAAGATTTTATCTGTATTTTAAATTTCTTTGTATCCTTATTTGCTCTAttgtatttaaatattaatatatggaTATTCGTCAAAATGTGTTTCGCatacataattatatacatatgaagcaattttaaattttcgaggagaaaaaaatatattataataataaacttgttaattatttgtttataaaaaaaattgaaaagcAAATTAAAACttggaataataaattttgtaaaaaatatgtagGTACATTTCCGCtaatatatttgaaataGTATTGTATGAAtattaaatacatataaatatattatatataggttttttttttcttttgcgccccttttaattttttcattattgaTACCCTCAAAATTCAAATTCTTTGAAACTAATTTTAGGTATaacttaataaatataaattaatataatatatattggaatttaaatatttttttaatttttggcAATTATTAATTGAACTTTTCAAAATGATGAGGAATCAATGCGTTTTTTcataacatataaaatatatttaatcttGAGTTcgtatatcatatatatggtatatataacatactatacttatattgtatatgtatgttatatataccatatatatgaattcatcAAATTATAtcacattataatatatatcttgTATCATTTGTGCAATTCATATCTACACCatatgcataaaaatatatgttccTATGGTAATCACTGGTAAGGAATTcgatttttaaaaaaaaacaaaacataaatttgcaaaaaataataatacagtaaatattataaaaatgtctCAAGAAAACCCTTATGCAATTATTAATGATGAAACAAATGATTGTGCAGaagataatttaaatgaGTATCTTAATGAGTTtaaggtaaaaaaaaaaaaaattaaaaaaaataaaaagtgagCATAAATGGTTTATTCTATAGAATGTTTCCTATTCATAAAATAGCCTCCTATATTTATGTATGGGGTATGGTTTCCCCCCTCATGAaactgtatatatattatatatatataatgtatatatgaaataaaatacgTTTgcgatataataatattcctATTTTTCCCCTCCTATTTTAACCTTCAGAAAAGAGAGCATGTGTACCTTGCATGTATATCTTCCCTGGAAAAGGAAATATGTCAGTTCCATACATATTTGAATGAATGGAGAAGTATGCATATGTATGAAGATGAAGATGGGAAGTCATcaaaagatataataaatataaattctctgagaaatatattaattgatccatctataaatttagaaataaaagaattgCGACAAAAAATCTACGAAATAACAAGAAAATGTAATATAGCCGAAGAAAAATTACAAGGATGCACATTTGATGCTCAAGCAACAGCAGGTCAAAGACTTATTAGTAAATGTAAAAAGTTGCAAgatgaaaattatgaattaGGTAAAACATTAGAAGAAAATACATTACAACCAATAtcaatacaaataataaatttaaaacaacaaatatctttttataaaaatgaattaaaagcATTAAAGGAATTAAATGTAGATATCGATGAAGATAATGAATTATTAAGTCAACAATTAGCagatttaacaaaaaaatatacaaaaattgctgaacaaaataataaattagaaaaaaaaaatacaagattaaataaatatattaataaattaaagtcaaaattaaataaatctgATTTACCAATTGAAGAAAATggtaattataaaaaaggtCAAACTTATGAAGAAGATTATCGTAGTCATGATGAAAATATCATAAATCATAATAGTCCCAGTGATAATCGTGAAAATGACAGTAATTATGGAAAGGAttataataaagataattATAAGGGAGAATATAATGATGATGAATATTCATCTACAAATATACGAAACAAAAAACATCGAATCCACAAATATAATGACGTAGGATCTCATAGAGGAATGTCTGAACCATATAACTCACGTGAAAGAGCAGACATGCATAATATGTACGGACATGATGAAGATTATGAAATGAATGAATCAAATTATAGAGACAGAAAACATAGTGGTGATGAAGAAGACTATACATATGAGAATGATGATAATTATAGAAAGCGAAACTCATATGATAGCAGAGAACGGAAGTACAGGAAAACGGATCGAAGTCATCACAGAGATAAGAAATATGATaagtataaaataaagaGCAAAGAAAAAAGCAGAAAAGATAAGACCCGAGATAGAGATAGAGATAGGGATAGAGATAAGGATAGAGATAAGGATAGAGATAAGGATAGAGGTAGGGATAAAGATAGAGATAGGGATAGAGATCGGGATCGAGATAGAGATAGGGATAGAGATAAGGATAGAGATCGAAATAgagaaaaaacaaaagagAAAgagaaagaaaaagaaaaggataaagataaagataaaatgaaaaataaatacaaaagtAAAACcaaagaaaaaacaaaaggAAAAGGTAAACGAGATAgtgattatgataatagtAATTATTCTgaatcgaaaaaaaaaaatataaaagatcGTGATAGTAATGATCATAGAGATTTTTCGAGAACAGACAAAGCGGATCATTCAAACATGCCAAAAAACGATGACACTAATGACAAAAACAGTGAACACGATAGATATgtgtatttatataaataataaattttcacacatatatgtatatgttttatataaattgttttatgtaaactttattattacaatgTTCAACACTAATTTATCAATGCAATATTTATTGCAATATCTTTCCTcatatctttttttaatttgccctattactattttatttttttcgttgtCATGCTTccttttttcaatattatttcTGTATaccttattttttaattaaaacatatttgAATGAATTGTTGCATTTTACTACTATTTATTTactctatatatatatatttcctttTCCTAATTTATAATACCATTTTTTggttaaaatattaaaaaaaaacatttattcCAATCTTTTATTTGTTGTTTCCCCACCGTTTCCTTTTTGTATCACAGGGCAAATCTCATTGCCTTGCTAGCaaattttacatatatatatatatatatatatatatataagggTTGTGAATTATGACATAGTTTatccatttatttatttttatattgttttccCCCTCTTAATCGAAAAAGGGAGAAGCACATGACACagatatatatgtatagttaTCAAAATTGGTggtgtaatatatataaatagaaaCAGATAATctaaaaattggaaaaagcagtaaaatatattagtctgcaaaatattttttttttgataattgaATATGAAATTGTAGAAAATTGcatcatatacatatataataaccctTTTGATAtgcaaatattattattacataacagtatatattattctaCGTATTTATAGAGGGTGGTacgcatatattaattttattttatttctttttattttatcgttTTAACTGTATTTCTCATTAATTAagtttaatttaattaaatttaatttagattatttttttttattattaattaattttattttattattttaatatattttttataattataataattacgTAGAAGGGCAACTCGCTATATATTTCCgcttgaaaatattttaagttAATTCCAAGTGTTGTACAACGATATATATGTTGAGAGTATCTCCAAACTTTATAAAAGAagtcatataaatatatagaaaataaataaacaaataaaatgaaaccaataataataatatatttaaacaaaaataaaataaggaTTTGAAGAAGgttatattataagaaaaacaaaattttttcaacacaaaatttatttattctttgtttttatttgaataaatttgtataaatatttgtatatatttttttcaacatgTTCATATAACATTGGAGAAATCTAAGTAGATATATTATGTTTCTGggaatgaaataaaaaggaCACGTTTTGTATATATACCATCATTCGTTTTACGCATATGTAGTTTAAGAagttttaatatatcatatgtacatataatagtggagaaatatatatatatattggaTAGCGATTTTGTTCCATTCCCCATTTGAAGCTTTTCCATCTGACAATTTTACAAATCCATTACATATTATTACGTTAGCTTTTTATTAATGTATAAATGGATAAGGAAGATAAACAAACAGTTTATGGGACGGAGAAAAACCGAAATTCGAATGAAAAATTCGAAAATTATGGATATCAAAAGAAAATAAGTAATGTTGTTAAAAATTCATTAATTAAAGGAGAAAAAACTGCTTATAAATTTCGAAACAGAGGATTAACACGTGACAAAAGAGCAACTGTTAATTCAGTACTAGATAATAGAACTTTacttattttaaaaaaattaaaaaatactttttt contains these protein-coding regions:
- a CDS encoding pre-mRNA-splicing regulator, putative; translated protein: MSQENPYAIINDETNDCAEDNLNEYLNEFKKREHVYLACISSLEKEICQFHTYLNEWRSMHMYEDEDGKSSKDIININSLRNILIDPSINLEIKELRQKIYEITRKCNIAEEKLQGCTFDAQATAGQRLISKCKKLQDENYELGKTLEENTLQPISIQIINLKQQISFYKNELKALKELNVDIDEDNELLSQQLADLTKKYTKIAEQNNKLEKKNTRLNKYINKLKSKLNKSDLPIEENGNYKKGQTYEEDYRSHDENIINHNSPSDNRENDSNYGKDYNKDNYKGEYNDDEYSSTNIRNKKHRIHKYNDVGSHRGMSEPYNSRERADMHNMYGHDEDYEMNESNYRDRKHSGDEEDYTYENDDNYRKRNSYDSRERKYRKTDRSHHRDKKYDKYKIKSKEKSRKDKTRDRDRDRDRDKDRDKDRDKDRGRDKDRDRDRDRDRDRDRDRDKDRDRNREKTKEKEKEKEKDKDKDKMKNKYKSKTKEKTKGKGKRDSDYDNSNYSESKKKNIKDRDSNDHRDFSRTDKADHSNMPKNDDTNDKNSEHDRYVYLYK